The genomic region TGGCGGACGCGGCGCAGCGCCAGGACGACTTCGGCGGTGTCGTCGATGTCGGGGTAGTTGTCGTTGTGGAACTCGAACGCCCAGCCCCCGGGGGCGAGTTCGGGCTTGCGTACGGACCAGTCCCCGGGCCGCACGATCTCCTCGCCGAGCATCCAGTCGGCCGCTCTCACGAGCGCCGGATGGTCGGGGCTCACCCCCGCGTCGGCGAGGGCGATCGTGGCGAGGCAGGTGTCCCAGACCGGGGACTGGCAGGCCTCGATCATGCGGGCGCCGTCCTCACGCCACACGGTGAACCGGTCGAGCGATTCGAGCCCCGCCCGCATGACCGGATGGTCGAGGTCGTAGCCGAGCAGGTGCAGAGCGATGACGGAGTACACCGCGGGGGGCTGGATGCCGCCCCAGCAGCCGTCGTTCTCCTGGCGTTCGATGATCCAGCGGGCGGCGGCGTTCATGGCGCTGCGCCGCAGCCTGCGCGGGGCCACCTTGTGGTAGAGGTGCAGCGCCCGGTCGAGCCGCTGGAAGACTCCGTCCCAACTGGCGGCCGGGGCAGCGGATCTGGGCGGATTGGGGCGCGCCGGATCGGTGTGCAGCTCGTCCAGGGTGAACGGGGCGGGGCGTACGGGCCGCTTCGCGGACACGATGGTGAGCGGCACGATGGTCTGGCGGGCCCAGCAGCCGAAGTCGTAGATGTTGAGCGGGACCCACTTCGGGAAGAACATCAGCTCGGGCGGGAGCTCGGGCAGGTCGTCCCACTTCCACCAGCCGAAGAGCGCCAGCCAGATCCGGGTGAAGACCCGTGACTCCGCGATGCCGCCCTGGTCCCTGACCCAGCCCGCCGCGCGGATCATGTGGGGGTCGTCCGGCTGATCTCCGGCGAGCCTCAGCGCGACGTACGCCTCGATGGTGGCGGAGAGGTCGGGCGGCCCCTCGTAGAAGGTGTTCCAGGTGCCGTCGCCCATCTGCTCGCCCCGGATGAAGCGGGCGGCGGCCTTGACGGTGTCCGGGTCCTGGATGCCCAGGAACTGACGGAGCAGCAGGTCCTCCGCGTCCATGGTGACGTTGGTGGCGAGGTCTCCCTTCCACCAGCCCTGCTCGTCCTGCCTGCCGAGGAGGTGCTCCACCGAGCGTTCCGCGGACTGCCGCGCGACGGCCAGGATATCGTCCGCGGCGTTGGTGGATTCGGT from Streptomyces sp. QL37 harbors:
- the shc gene encoding squalene--hopene cyclase, which translates into the protein MTATTDGSTGAANLRAASASDPTESTNAADDILAVARQSAERSVEHLLGRQDEQGWWKGDLATNVTMDAEDLLLRQFLGIQDPDTVKAAARFIRGEQMGDGTWNTFYEGPPDLSATIEAYVALRLAGDQPDDPHMIRAAGWVRDQGGIAESRVFTRIWLALFGWWKWDDLPELPPELMFFPKWVPLNIYDFGCWARQTIVPLTIVSAKRPVRPAPFTLDELHTDPARPNPPRSAAPAASWDGVFQRLDRALHLYHKVAPRRLRRSAMNAAARWIIERQENDGCWGGIQPPAVYSVIALHLLGYDLDHPVMRAGLESLDRFTVWREDGARMIEACQSPVWDTCLATIALADAGVSPDHPALVRAADWMLGEEIVRPGDWSVRKPELAPGGWAFEFHNDNYPDIDDTAEVVLALRRVRHPDPARVEAAIERGVRWNLGMQSRNGAWGAFDADNTSPFPNRLPFCDFGEVIDPPSADVTGHVVEMLAVEGRAHHPRTRRGIEWLLAEQEANGAWFGRWGVNYIYGTGSVVPALIAAGLPAAHPSVRRAVEWLKSVQNDDGGWGEDLRSYREEKWIGHGSSTASQTAWALLALLAAGERESRSVERGVAWLAETQQPDGSWDEPHFTGTGFPWDFSINYHLYRQVFPLTALGRYVYGDPFATAAGIGAGAGKGA